A single Hyperolius riggenbachi isolate aHypRig1 chromosome 12, aHypRig1.pri, whole genome shotgun sequence DNA region contains:
- the CYBC1 gene encoding cytochrome b-245 chaperone 1: MYMRVESRTGTYLHLKRSPSIRAWSLLVGISSVGLAAAYYSTDSFAWKLFYVAGCLFVAIQNLEEWEEAIFDKREGKAILKTFNLYKRLLTLSKGGQEQVVVLLSEIRDISVGEEKVRYFGKGYLIVLRLVTGISHPLTQSAVLGGRSDVEAVAKLLTTFLDLDAAGFHSRVEEDSSESEETLDKDD, from the exons ATGTATATGCGTGTGGAGAGCCGGACGGGAACATacttgcatctaaagaggagccCCAGTATCCGGGCCTGGTCTCTCTTAGTCG GGATTTCCTCGGTGGGCCTGGCTGCGGCGTATTATAGCACAG ATAGCTTTGCCTGGAAGCTCTTCTATGTGGCCGGCTGTCTGTTTGTGGCCATCCAGAACCTGGAGGAATGGGAG GAAGCCATATTTGACAAGCGGGAGGGGAAGGCCATCTTGAAAACCTTCAACTTGTACAAGAGGTTGCTGACGTTGAGTAAAGGCGGTCAGGAACAAG TGGTCGTGCTCCTCAGCGAGATTAGAGACATCAGCGTGGGAGAAGAGAAAGTTAGATACTTTGGGAAAGGCTACCTCATCGTCTTACGACTTGTGACGGGGATCTCCCACCCGCTGACGCAGAGCGCGGTGCTCGGAGGTCGAAG CGATGTCGAAGCAGTGGCCAAACTTCTCACCACATTCCTGGACTTGGATGCTGCAGGATTCCACTCCAGAGTAGAAGAggatagcagcgagagcgaggaaACTTTGGATAAGGATGACTGA